From Erwinia sp. HDF1-3R, one genomic window encodes:
- the coaD gene encoding pantetheine-phosphate adenylyltransferase produces MSSIKAIYPGTFDPMTNGHLDIVTRAARMFDSVILAIAVSPHKKTLFSLEERVALAQEVVAHLPNVDVVGFSDLMANFARDRQAHVLIRGLRAVSDFEYEMQLARMNRHLLSTLESVFMMPAEEYSFISSTLVKEVARHKGDVSAFLPAPVLAALLAKL; encoded by the coding sequence ATGAGCAGCATAAAAGCGATTTACCCTGGCACCTTCGATCCGATGACTAACGGCCACCTCGACATTGTGACGCGCGCCGCCCGAATGTTTGACAGCGTTATCCTGGCCATTGCCGTCAGCCCGCATAAAAAGACGCTGTTTTCGCTTGAGGAGCGGGTCGCACTGGCACAGGAGGTGGTGGCACATCTACCGAATGTCGACGTGGTGGGATTCAGCGATCTGATGGCGAACTTTGCCCGCGACCGCCAGGCGCACGTGCTTATTCGTGGGCTGCGCGCCGTATCTGATTTTGAATATGAAATGCAGCTGGCGCGGATGAACCGGCATTTGCTATCAACGCTGGAGAGCGTGTTTATGATGCCGGCTGAAGAGTACTCTTTTATCTCTTCCACTCTGGTTAAAGAGGTCGCGCGGCACAAAGGCGACGTCAGTGCATTTCTTCCTGCACCCGTTTTAGCCGCGCTGCTGGCAAAGCTTTAA
- a CDS encoding YicC/YloC family endoribonuclease → MIRSMTAYARRETKGEWGSAAWELRSVNQRYLETYIRLPEQFRGLEPVIRERIRNRLTRGKIECNLRFDADPSAQSSLVLNEKLAIQLVQAANWVKMQSDEGEINPVDILRWPGVMSAEEQDLDTISAELLKALEIALDDFITSRETEGAALKSLIEQRLAGVSAEVTKVRAQMPDVLKWQRERLVTKLEEAQVQLDSNRVEQELIMLAQRVDVAEELDRLEAHVKETYNILKKKEAVGRRLDFMMQEFNRESNTLASKSINAEVTTSAIELKVLIEQMREQIQNIE, encoded by the coding sequence ATGATCCGCAGCATGACCGCTTACGCACGGCGTGAAACCAAAGGCGAATGGGGCAGCGCAGCCTGGGAACTTCGTTCCGTTAACCAGCGCTATCTGGAAACCTATATCCGCCTCCCGGAGCAGTTCCGCGGGCTGGAGCCAGTTATCCGCGAACGCATCCGTAACCGCCTGACGCGCGGTAAAATTGAGTGCAATCTGCGCTTTGATGCAGACCCGAGCGCCCAAAGCTCGCTGGTATTAAATGAAAAGCTGGCCATTCAGCTGGTGCAGGCGGCTAACTGGGTAAAGATGCAGAGTGACGAGGGTGAAATTAATCCGGTCGACATTCTGCGCTGGCCCGGCGTGATGTCAGCTGAGGAACAGGATCTTGATACCATTTCCGCAGAGCTGCTGAAGGCGCTGGAGATCGCGCTGGACGACTTTATCACCTCGCGCGAAACCGAAGGTGCCGCACTGAAATCCCTGATTGAGCAGCGCCTGGCAGGCGTCAGCGCTGAAGTCACCAAAGTGCGCGCGCAGATGCCAGACGTACTGAAGTGGCAGCGTGAGCGCCTGGTCACCAAACTGGAAGAAGCCCAGGTCCAGCTGGACAGTAACCGCGTAGAGCAGGAGCTGATTATGCTGGCCCAGCGCGTTGACGTGGCGGAAGAGCTGGACCGGCTGGAAGCCCATGTAAAAGAAACCTACAACATTCTGAAGAAGAAAGAAGCCGTAGGCCGTCGCCTCGACTTTATGATGCAGGAGTTCAACCGCGAGTCCAATACGCTCGCTTCCAAATCGATTAATGCCGAGGTCACCACCTCTGCCATTGAGCTTAAGGTTCTAATCGAGCAGATGCGTGAGCAGATTCAGAATATCGAATAA
- the coaBC gene encoding bifunctional phosphopantothenoylcysteine decarboxylase/phosphopantothenate--cysteine ligase CoaBC, giving the protein MMGLTGKHIVLGISGGIAAYKTPELVRRLRDRGAQVRVVVTEAAKAFVTPLSLQAVSGYPVSDDLLDPAAEAAMGHIELGKWADLVILAPATADLIARLAAGMANDLLSTVCLATAAPIAVVPAMNQQMYRALPTQHNLQVLAARGLPIWGPESGSQACGDVGPGRMLDPLAIVEEAVHWASDVVDLQHLNIMLTAGPTREDLDPVRFITNHSSGKMGFAIAAAAAKRGANVTLIAGPVALDTPQQVTRIDVNTALEMQKAVMDRAAGQHIFIATAAVADYRAAEVAVEKIKKQGDEITLKMIKNPDIVAGVAAMQDNRPFVVGFAAETHNVEEYARQKRVSKNLDVICANDVSKAGQGFNSDNNALHLFWQGGDKALPLSDKSRLSQQLLDEIVSRYDEKNRR; this is encoded by the coding sequence ATGATGGGATTAACGGGCAAGCACATTGTTCTGGGCATAAGTGGGGGGATTGCCGCCTACAAAACGCCGGAGCTGGTCAGGCGGCTTCGCGATCGCGGCGCCCAGGTTCGGGTGGTTGTCACCGAGGCGGCAAAAGCCTTTGTGACCCCGCTCAGCCTGCAGGCGGTGTCAGGATATCCGGTTTCCGACGATCTGCTCGACCCCGCCGCTGAGGCAGCAATGGGGCATATTGAGCTGGGAAAATGGGCCGATCTGGTCATTCTTGCACCCGCCACCGCCGATTTGATTGCCCGCCTGGCGGCCGGGATGGCAAACGACCTGCTGAGCACGGTGTGTCTCGCTACGGCAGCGCCCATTGCGGTTGTTCCGGCGATGAACCAGCAGATGTACCGCGCCCTGCCTACTCAGCATAACCTGCAGGTGCTCGCCGCTCGGGGCCTGCCAATTTGGGGGCCAGAGAGCGGCAGCCAGGCCTGCGGTGACGTTGGCCCAGGCCGCATGTTAGATCCGCTGGCGATTGTAGAAGAAGCCGTTCACTGGGCTTCTGACGTCGTCGATCTGCAACATCTCAATATTATGCTGACGGCGGGGCCAACCCGTGAGGATCTTGATCCAGTGCGGTTCATAACTAACCACAGCTCGGGTAAGATGGGCTTCGCTATTGCAGCGGCGGCAGCGAAACGAGGCGCAAACGTCACGTTAATCGCCGGTCCTGTTGCGCTGGATACCCCACAGCAGGTGACGCGCATTGATGTGAATACCGCCCTGGAGATGCAGAAGGCCGTCATGGATCGCGCTGCCGGACAGCATATTTTTATCGCGACGGCGGCGGTTGCCGATTACCGTGCGGCTGAGGTCGCCGTGGAAAAAATCAAAAAGCAGGGTGATGAAATTACCCTCAAAATGATAAAAAACCCTGATATCGTTGCAGGCGTTGCGGCCATGCAGGACAACCGCCCCTTTGTAGTAGGATTTGCCGCTGAAACCCACAATGTGGAAGAATACGCCCGACAAAAACGAGTAAGCAAAAACCTGGATGTCATCTGCGCCAACGATGTATCGAAGGCCGGGCAAGGTTTCAACAGTGATAACAACGCTCTACACCTTTTCTGGCAGGGAGGCGATAAAGCCTTACCGCTTAGCGATAAGTCGCGCCTTAGCCAACAGTTACTGGACGAGATAGTCAGCCGTTATGATGAAAAAAATCGACGTTAA
- a CDS encoding nucleoside transporter C-terminal domain-containing protein, whose protein sequence is MAQVLHFILALAVIFLLALLFSHDRRQIRPRIIIQLIVIEAALAYFFLHAASGLTIVTAVSGFFETLLKFAGQGSEFVFGGMSSQGMAFIFLGVLCPIIFISALIGILQHLRILPILIRLVGTLLSKINGMGKLESFNAVSTLILGQSENFIAYKGILADISSRRMYSMAATAMSTVSLSIVGAYMSMIDPRYVVAALILNMFSTFIILSILNPTPQNDEPEIRLEKLHEDQSFFEMLGEYILAGFKVAMIIMAMLIGFIALIAAVNAMFSALFGISFQQILGYVFYPFAWLIGIPAPDALRAASIMATKLVANEFVAMIDLKNIAATLTPRGLGILSVFLVSFANFASIGIVAGAIKGLNEKQGNVVSRFGLKLVYGSTLVSLLSAAFAGLVL, encoded by the coding sequence ATGGCTCAAGTCTTACACTTTATTCTGGCCCTGGCCGTTATCTTTCTGCTGGCGTTACTTTTTAGTCACGACAGAAGGCAAATCCGGCCGCGCATCATTATTCAGTTAATTGTGATTGAAGCCGCGCTGGCGTACTTTTTCCTTCATGCCGCCAGTGGCCTGACCATCGTCACGGCCGTCTCCGGATTTTTTGAAACGCTGCTTAAATTTGCGGGCCAGGGTTCAGAATTTGTTTTTGGCGGGATGAGCAGTCAGGGCATGGCCTTTATCTTCCTCGGCGTACTCTGCCCGATCATATTTATCTCAGCGCTGATTGGTATTCTTCAGCATTTACGCATTCTGCCGATCCTGATCAGGCTGGTGGGGACCCTGCTCTCAAAGATCAACGGCATGGGTAAGCTGGAGTCGTTTAATGCGGTCAGTACGCTGATCCTCGGCCAGTCAGAAAACTTCATCGCCTATAAGGGTATTCTCGCGGACATTTCATCCCGCCGTATGTACTCCATGGCGGCCACGGCCATGTCGACCGTATCGCTGTCGATTGTCGGTGCCTATATGTCGATGATCGATCCGCGCTACGTGGTCGCCGCGCTGATACTGAACATGTTTAGCACTTTTATTATTCTGTCGATTCTGAACCCGACGCCACAGAATGACGAGCCAGAGATCAGGCTGGAGAAGCTGCACGAAGACCAGAGTTTTTTCGAAATGCTCGGCGAGTATATTCTTGCCGGATTTAAGGTCGCGATGATTATTATGGCGATGCTGATTGGCTTTATTGCGCTGATCGCCGCGGTGAACGCGATGTTCTCTGCGCTGTTTGGCATCAGCTTTCAGCAGATCCTGGGCTACGTTTTTTATCCGTTTGCGTGGCTGATTGGCATTCCTGCCCCGGATGCGCTGCGGGCAGCCAGTATTATGGCGACCAAGCTGGTCGCTAACGAGTTCGTGGCGATGATCGACCTTAAGAATATCGCTGCCACACTCACGCCGCGCGGTCTTGGCATCCTCTCGGTCTTTCTGGTCTCCTTTGCCAACTTTGCGTCAATCGGCATCGTCGCCGGTGCCATCAAGGGCCTGAACGAAAAACAGGGCAACGTGGTGTCCCGCTTTGGCCTGAAGCTGGTATATGGCTCTACCCTGGTCAGCCTGCTTTCAGCCGCCTTTGCCGGGCTGGTGCTGTAA
- the slmA gene encoding nucleoid occlusion factor SlmA, with amino-acid sequence MAEKKSAKRNRREEILQALAQMLESSDGSQRITTAKLAANVGVSEAALYRHFPSKTRMFDSLIEFIEDSLITRINLILKDEKETLPRLRLIIQLILGFGERNPGLTRILTGHALMFEQDRLQSRINQLFERIEVQLRQVLREKVMREGEGFITDENLLASQLLAFCEGMLSRFVRSGFRYRPTVDFDTRWPLLASQLV; translated from the coding sequence ATGGCAGAAAAAAAGAGTGCGAAAAGGAATCGTCGCGAGGAAATACTGCAGGCTCTGGCGCAGATGCTGGAATCCAGTGATGGTAGCCAGCGTATAACTACCGCTAAACTCGCCGCGAACGTTGGCGTTTCTGAAGCGGCACTTTACCGGCATTTTCCCAGCAAAACCCGGATGTTTGACAGCCTGATCGAGTTTATCGAAGACAGCCTGATTACGCGCATCAATCTGATACTCAAGGACGAAAAAGAGACGCTGCCGCGGCTGCGTCTGATAATCCAGCTGATTCTGGGCTTTGGTGAGCGTAATCCAGGTTTAACCCGTATCCTGACCGGTCATGCACTGATGTTTGAACAGGATCGACTGCAAAGCCGCATCAATCAGCTGTTTGAACGCATTGAGGTTCAGCTACGCCAGGTACTGCGCGAGAAGGTAATGCGTGAAGGGGAAGGTTTTATAACGGACGAGAACCTGCTGGCAAGCCAGCTGCTGGCCTTCTGTGAAGGTATGCTGTCCCGCTTTGTGCGCTCCGGTTTCCGCTACCGGCCCACGGTTGACTTCGATACCCGCTGGCCACTGCTCGCCTCGCAGCTGGTGTAG
- the rph gene encoding ribonuclease PH: MRPAGRSAQQVRPVTLTRHYTKHAEGSVLVEFGDTKVLCTATIDEGVPRFLKGQGQGWVTAEYGMLPRATHSRNAREAAKGKQGGRTLEIQRLIARSLRAALDLKALGEFTVTLDCDVLQADGGTRTASITGACVALADALNHLVAIGKLKANPMKGMVAAVSVGIVKGEALCDLEYVEDSAAETDMNVVMTEDGRMIEVQGTAEGEPFTHEELLTLLALARGGIDTLIQAQKAALTD; this comes from the coding sequence ATGCGTCCAGCAGGCCGAAGCGCACAGCAGGTGCGTCCCGTCACACTGACCCGTCATTATACCAAACATGCAGAAGGCTCTGTTCTGGTCGAATTCGGTGATACTAAAGTTTTGTGTACTGCCACTATTGATGAGGGTGTACCCCGTTTCCTGAAAGGTCAGGGACAGGGTTGGGTGACCGCCGAGTACGGCATGCTGCCACGCGCGACGCACAGTCGCAACGCGCGTGAAGCCGCCAAAGGTAAGCAGGGTGGTCGTACGCTTGAAATTCAGCGACTGATCGCGCGCTCCCTTCGCGCCGCACTGGATCTTAAGGCGCTGGGCGAGTTTACCGTCACCCTCGACTGTGATGTGTTGCAGGCGGATGGCGGCACGCGTACCGCATCAATTACCGGCGCCTGCGTTGCGCTGGCGGATGCGCTTAACCATCTGGTGGCCATTGGTAAACTCAAAGCCAACCCGATGAAAGGCATGGTGGCGGCGGTATCCGTAGGGATCGTGAAGGGTGAAGCGCTCTGTGATTTGGAATACGTAGAGGACTCCGCTGCTGAAACCGATATGAATGTGGTGATGACTGAAGATGGCCGCATGATTGAGGTGCAGGGCACCGCAGAGGGTGAGCCCTTCACTCATGAGGAGCTGTTAACGCTGCTCGCACTGGCCCGGGGCGGTATTGACACCCTTATTCAGGCGCAGAAAGCCGCGCTAACAGACTGA
- the rpmB gene encoding 50S ribosomal protein L28, protein MSRVCQVTGKRPVTGNNRSHAMNATKRRFLPNLHSHRFWVESEKRFVTLRVSAKGMRVIDKKGIETVLADLRTRGEKY, encoded by the coding sequence ATGTCACGAGTCTGCCAAGTAACTGGCAAGCGTCCGGTGACGGGTAACAACCGTTCCCACGCAATGAACGCGACGAAACGCCGTTTCCTGCCGAACCTGCACTCTCACCGTTTTTGGGTTGAGAGCGAAAAGCGCTTCGTTACACTACGTGTTTCTGCCAAAGGCATGCGCGTAATTGATAAAAAGGGTATTGAGACGGTTCTGGCCGATCTGCGTACCCGCGGTGAGAAGTACTAA
- the mutM gene encoding bifunctional DNA-formamidopyrimidine glycosylase/DNA-(apurinic or apyrimidinic site) lyase, with protein MPELPEVETSRRGIEPHLVGATILHAIVRNGRLRWPVSEEIHRLSDQPVLSVQRRAKYLLLELPHGWIIIHLGMSGSLRVLSEELPPAKHDHVDLVMSNGRILRYTDPRRFGAWLWSSDLTASNVLAHLGPEPLSEDFSSGYLFDKSRGKRTPVKPWLMDNKLVVGVGNIYASESLFAAGIHPDRQAMSLTADEADLLVSTIKAVLLRSIEQGGTTLRDFLQTDGKPGYFAQQLQVYGRAGEPCRVCGTPVKGTKHAQRSTFYCPTCQK; from the coding sequence ATGCCGGAGTTACCTGAGGTAGAAACCAGTCGACGGGGTATCGAACCCCATCTGGTGGGTGCCACCATTCTTCACGCTATTGTGCGCAATGGGCGGCTGCGCTGGCCCGTCTCTGAAGAGATCCATCGGCTTAGCGATCAACCTGTGTTGAGCGTACAGCGGCGGGCCAAGTACTTGCTGCTGGAGCTGCCCCATGGCTGGATTATTATCCATTTGGGAATGTCCGGTAGTCTGCGGGTGCTGTCCGAAGAGTTGCCACCGGCTAAACATGACCACGTAGACCTGGTGATGAGCAATGGCAGGATATTGCGCTATACCGACCCGAGGCGCTTTGGCGCGTGGCTCTGGAGCAGCGATCTTACCGCCAGCAACGTGCTGGCTCATCTTGGCCCGGAGCCGCTCAGTGAAGATTTTTCCTCAGGCTATCTGTTTGATAAGTCGCGCGGCAAGCGTACGCCGGTTAAACCCTGGCTGATGGACAATAAGCTGGTGGTGGGGGTAGGCAATATCTATGCCAGCGAATCCCTGTTCGCCGCCGGTATTCACCCCGATCGTCAGGCGATGTCGCTAACTGCGGATGAAGCCGACCTGTTGGTCAGCACCATCAAGGCCGTGCTGCTGCGTTCCATTGAGCAGGGGGGAACAACGCTGCGTGATTTTTTGCAGACCGATGGCAAGCCCGGCTATTTTGCCCAGCAGCTTCAGGTCTATGGGCGGGCGGGCGAGCCCTGTCGGGTATGTGGTACGCCCGTTAAGGGTACGAAGCACGCCCAGCGCAGCACGTTTTACTGCCCAACCTGCCAGAAATAA
- a CDS encoding DUF3574 domain-containing protein, whose protein sequence is MKLMPLAMLSIFALSGCMSPAHQPVPAQSCTVGHGMVQTTLYFGMNRPHGPAVTAAEWQSFIDADVTPRFKDGLTVFDARGQWLGEDGQVAREQSKALMLIYTPGQQSSQDVEALRARYRQRFQQESVMRVDVPACVSF, encoded by the coding sequence ATGAAATTAATGCCCCTGGCAATGCTGTCAATTTTTGCGTTAAGTGGGTGTATGTCGCCTGCCCATCAGCCTGTGCCAGCTCAATCCTGCACGGTGGGGCATGGCATGGTGCAGACGACCCTCTACTTTGGTATGAATCGTCCGCATGGACCGGCGGTAACCGCTGCGGAGTGGCAGTCATTTATTGACGCTGACGTGACGCCGCGCTTTAAAGACGGTCTGACGGTATTTGATGCACGGGGGCAGTGGCTGGGCGAGGATGGACAGGTTGCTCGTGAACAGAGCAAGGCGTTAATGCTGATTTATACGCCAGGGCAGCAGAGCAGTCAGGATGTTGAAGCGCTCCGCGCCCGCTACAGGCAGCGCTTCCAGCAGGAGTCGGTAATGCGAGTGGATGTCCCAGCCTGCGTATCATTCTGA
- a CDS encoding glycosyltransferase family 2 protein has product MSDRQALSVVLIARDAAGLLPECLESVSWADEIIVLDSGSSDDTPQIAARHGARVFQSGEWHGYGKQRQLAQRYASHAMILMIDTDERITPTLREAIESVLQQPASATAIYSLGRRNLFLGRFMRHSGWYPDRVTRLYPASYQYNDNQVHESLDTRGQKVIPLKGDLLHLTCRDFSAFQWKQFAYAEAWAKQRHQQGKRCGFMSIFTHTLGAFLKTLLLRAGFLDGKQGWLLAMVNAQYTFNKYAALWALNNSSHASSKGGL; this is encoded by the coding sequence ATGTCCGATCGCCAGGCTCTTTCAGTGGTATTGATCGCCAGGGACGCCGCCGGGCTACTGCCGGAGTGTCTGGAATCCGTTAGCTGGGCCGATGAGATTATCGTTCTTGATTCGGGCAGCAGTGATGACACACCGCAGATCGCCGCCAGGCACGGTGCCCGGGTATTCCAATCAGGTGAGTGGCACGGCTATGGGAAACAGCGCCAGCTGGCGCAGCGCTACGCCAGTCACGCCATGATTCTGATGATCGATACCGATGAGCGCATTACGCCGACTTTGCGTGAAGCTATCGAATCCGTTTTGCAGCAGCCCGCTTCGGCGACGGCCATTTATAGCCTGGGCAGAAGAAACCTTTTTCTGGGGCGCTTTATGCGCCACAGCGGCTGGTATCCCGATCGGGTGACGCGCCTGTATCCCGCCAGCTATCAGTACAATGATAATCAGGTACATGAATCGCTGGATACCCGGGGGCAGAAGGTCATCCCGCTTAAGGGCGATCTGCTGCATTTAACCTGTCGTGATTTCTCTGCCTTCCAGTGGAAGCAATTTGCGTATGCAGAAGCCTGGGCAAAACAGCGTCACCAGCAGGGTAAACGCTGCGGCTTTATGTCGATTTTTACCCATACTCTGGGCGCATTCCTGAAAACGCTGCTGCTTCGTGCCGGTTTCCTGGATGGCAAACAGGGCTGGCTGCTGGCGATGGTCAACGCACAGTACACCTTCAATAAATACGCGGCGCTGTGGGCGCTGAATAACTCTTCTCACGCTTCCAGCAAGGGTGGCCTATGA
- the pyrE gene encoding orotate phosphoribosyltransferase, with amino-acid sequence MKAWQRQFIEFAINKQVLKFGEFTLKSGRKSPYFFNAGLFNTGRDLALLGRFYAQALIDSGIDFDLVFGPAYKGIPIATTTAVALADHHDRDVPYCFNRKEAKDHGEGGLLVGSPLQGRIMLVDDVITAGTAIRESMEIIAAHQATLAGVLISLDRQERGRGSESAIQEVERDYGCKVISIITLKELITYLEEKPELADHLVAVRAYRKEYGI; translated from the coding sequence ATGAAAGCCTGGCAGCGCCAATTTATCGAATTCGCCATCAACAAGCAGGTGCTGAAGTTTGGTGAATTCACGCTGAAATCAGGGCGTAAAAGCCCCTATTTCTTCAATGCGGGCCTGTTTAATACCGGTCGCGACCTTGCCCTGCTGGGGCGTTTTTACGCGCAGGCCCTGATTGACTCCGGTATTGATTTCGACCTGGTCTTTGGCCCCGCTTATAAAGGGATCCCGATAGCCACCACGACGGCAGTCGCCCTGGCCGATCACCATGACCGCGATGTTCCCTACTGCTTTAACCGTAAAGAAGCAAAGGATCATGGCGAGGGAGGACTGCTGGTCGGTAGCCCGCTACAGGGGCGAATTATGCTGGTCGATGATGTGATCACTGCGGGAACCGCGATTCGTGAATCCATGGAAATTATTGCGGCTCACCAGGCTACGCTGGCCGGAGTGTTAATCTCTCTCGACCGCCAGGAGCGCGGGCGCGGCAGTGAGTCGGCTATCCAGGAAGTGGAACGCGACTACGGCTGTAAGGTGATTTCGATTATCACGCTAAAAGAGCTGATTACTTACCTGGAAGAGAAGCCCGAGCTGGCCGACCACCTGGTGGCGGTACGCGCCTACCGTAAAGAATACGGTATCTGA
- the dut gene encoding dUTP diphosphatase, which yields MMKKIDVKIIDPRVGKDFPLPTYATSGSAGLDLRACLDEAIQLAPGATTLVPTGLAIHIGDPQLAAVILPRSGLGHKHGVVLGNLVGLIDSDYQGQLMVSVWNRGQNAFTIEPGERIAQMVFVPVVQAEFNLVEDFDASIRGEGGFGHSGRQ from the coding sequence ATGATGAAAAAAATCGACGTTAAAATAATCGACCCGCGAGTCGGTAAAGATTTCCCACTGCCAACCTATGCCACATCCGGCTCAGCGGGCCTTGACCTGCGCGCCTGTCTTGATGAGGCCATCCAGCTGGCGCCGGGGGCTACCACCCTGGTGCCAACGGGTCTGGCTATTCACATTGGCGATCCTCAACTGGCGGCGGTCATTTTACCCCGCTCTGGTCTCGGCCATAAACATGGCGTGGTGCTGGGTAACCTGGTGGGGTTAATTGACTCCGATTACCAGGGACAGCTAATGGTTTCCGTATGGAACCGCGGACAGAATGCTTTTACCATCGAACCGGGCGAACGCATCGCTCAGATGGTATTCGTTCCGGTCGTACAGGCTGAATTTAATCTGGTAGAAGATTTCGATGCCAGCATTCGTGGCGAAGGTGGCTTTGGCCATTCAGGACGTCAGTAG
- the radC gene encoding DNA repair protein RadC, translating to MEKQWQSVPPREKLLQGGAAELTDTELLAIFLRTGVEGVHVMSLASQLLEEFGSLYRLLTAEKKAFQHIKGVGTAKYAQLNAIAELARRFFTCNDALDHHSVTSSSDLLNYLHSTLAHREREIFMVIFFDNQHRVIEASEMFAGTFNSVEVHPREIVRDALRLNAAALILAHNHPSGVSRPSPADRDVTQQVVIACQLFNIRVLDHMVIGRGEYVSFAEKGWL from the coding sequence ATGGAAAAGCAATGGCAGAGTGTTCCACCCAGAGAAAAATTGTTGCAGGGCGGGGCGGCAGAGTTAACGGATACTGAATTACTGGCTATTTTTTTAAGAACGGGGGTGGAAGGGGTACACGTTATGTCCCTGGCCTCGCAGCTTCTTGAGGAATTCGGCTCGCTTTATCGTTTGCTTACGGCTGAAAAAAAGGCGTTTCAACATATAAAGGGCGTAGGAACGGCTAAGTATGCGCAGCTCAATGCAATTGCAGAGCTGGCCCGCCGCTTTTTTACCTGCAACGATGCGCTCGACCATCATAGCGTCACCAGCTCCAGCGATCTGCTTAATTACCTTCACAGTACGCTGGCGCACCGTGAGCGGGAAATCTTCATGGTGATTTTCTTTGATAATCAGCACCGGGTTATTGAGGCCAGTGAAATGTTTGCGGGTACGTTCAACAGCGTTGAAGTGCATCCCAGGGAAATCGTGCGTGATGCGCTCAGGCTGAATGCGGCCGCATTAATTCTTGCCCACAATCACCCGTCTGGCGTATCGCGCCCCAGCCCGGCCGATCGGGATGTGACCCAGCAGGTGGTCATCGCCTGTCAGCTTTTCAATATTCGGGTTCTGGACCATATGGTGATCGGGCGCGGCGAATACGTTTCATTTGCTGAAAAAGGGTGGTTATAG
- the rpmG gene encoding 50S ribosomal protein L33 has protein sequence MAKGIREKIKLVSSAGTGHFYTTTKNKRTKPEKLELKKFDPVVRQHVIYKEAKIK, from the coding sequence ATGGCTAAAGGTATTCGTGAGAAGATCAAGCTGGTTTCTTCTGCTGGTACAGGTCACTTCTATACCACCACGAAGAACAAGCGTACTAAGCCGGAAAAACTGGAACTGAAGAAATTCGATCCAGTCGTCCGCCAGCACGTGATCTATAAAGAAGCTAAAATCAAGTAA